From Clarias gariepinus isolate MV-2021 ecotype Netherlands chromosome 2, CGAR_prim_01v2, whole genome shotgun sequence, one genomic window encodes:
- the hivep2a gene encoding transcription factor HIVEP2a, translating into MEPHGAAAGQKCSKEPREKTSLQRKWVSEPCAGTKGSAYAESLQSGITGTVIAASGKLHISTETQSSAEFFPRSYSYQLQHSYPQQPMQKPFLSGTKSQPGLEPHAWPFPGKLQSLPQDDMFSAHSRSHGAFPRQKSPSLPSAFCQYSQSGSEQKEEGHKKEQKPKKPGKYICQYCGRACAKPSVLKKHIRSHTGERPYPCEPCGFSFKTKSNLYKHRKSHAHAIKAGLVPFSELATRTDIDQASSVGETEVQSDGDQSTDTDEETAEGAMYPEKTSSIPQISFDSDKSTLVKGGEPAYADSAEEMAVASMKVPILIVPKQGLMSTAIECTPSNMRGVVQGDESHTVKQRLALRLTDKKGQDSEQSLNLLSPHSKGSTDSGYFSRSESAEQQISPPNTNAKTYEEIMFGRSWYYRPITRSRHPGTIGIPATVSPDQQNKSAMIETDMGKISEDRIFFRETYAESQMVSGFDPKQYPRGSFLEAPSETGPLLRSNSMPTPSPTNLNVPSALRGSHSFDEMMSPDDVFYPGAAGLRRLRRQAAFEHGESENYGKMGGQFSTIKMGEREQLMSEFKGSGSELSCPEMRTAYGSCGTKFGMPEVTTRKRRKEKSVGDEEDCPGQYDDMKNVSLETSGDYDIKPGNQESIHTGRGPMYSGYNSLESFDKSGPEDVVLVQDTDRKAAGNVISVIQHTNLLSRPSSFEKTESIEHQSYQPDKPVSQLSEQSDPENIDDVQSPDSFLRSESMEHQQQSDSELASISPSQQYHMPHKLVRQPNIQVPEIRVTEEPDKPEKEPEVPAKEPEKHVEEFQWPQRSETLSQLPAEKLPPKKKRLRLADIEHSSGESSFESTCTSLSRSPSQDSNLSHSSSFSMSFDREESMKSVSPTKQDDFCKQSEFLTVPGSGHSLSIPGHHKEMRRSSSEQSPCGLPVEVPETRSKSFDYGSLSTNSRQGELYASASSMKERRRGYLVRQASLSVYPEVVPQEQCSEITIKQELSDRHNLPSSWQGTTPLPTPPYLVAGSDLLRQKRGSYQLLQQSISEDSQSDDLQKSPRLPGQLSTDSEASIHEHMSQDVMQHSSLPSSLGSLPFCQTVVWYSDPTRPKQHQGIHQLQKVHIRPPTLNKSHHPLHQIQVHNESNSDGVSQTYPYVSRASPQTISTSSKLLTTNSVFLEQIHPGFTTQNIGLQSSHSGMQVPVRIQTNVPSYGNVMYTSVSQVVATHAQSTTSLRLIGSDNPSASSLMGISPKHPTGFSLSKILGHTEGSLQYPLWKVPEALPGRLNTGIPLSLTSGTISTTDASSSIGGSKRMLSPASSLELFIGTKQQKRIKEEKMYGQIVKELSAVELSNSSAPNDGDVSPQPDVLKRDDSVDDLERMSSSPPANYPSMLSSAPDVPHKESFTPPLQIVMKTSKRAESPEELDVDNSTAEDTQSMISSSDTQDELKQTKIPVNMLVQLAGSQGGAVCGSTLLLTDLADVDQFFQFPSLRTTTSVSWCYLNYTKPNNAQTTPLNSVYGSWCVSSYNPNPLSLSTKATLALLCSKQRRNTETYTMAAMYQPGTGKLVSSLLWKQKFEQMKPELVKLDIGKLGKKIKGVMSRDRVKEDHGEKEASSKQAEPTRIKIFEGGYKSNEDYVYVRGRGRGKYICEECGIRCKKPSMLKKHIRTHTDVRPYVCKFCNFAFKTKGNLTKHMKSKAHMKKCLELGVSVTCIDDVEGVDTPEEIQKDPGKIGLLEIMTEHQFSDADDSEGAEEDGDEVDEDEDDDDDYDGDSTPKTLSRSTSPHPYAIPSNSVTAIAASNDTGPDLLSSAHKQPLLGYYSSLPSIQITQLMVPGEKASESQMAGYQKLLQGALGEDPKTRLEMPRSMDEAPGLSPDHSSSSFEFSPSRLSSPSCDSSPLREPSPRYLSPKRDLSPRGRLSPGREASPLRPLSPRREIYRKDVSPRRDMSPRGLLSPVSHAGCPVSPPRDLSCRRELSPRGRYRGVLRPLSPRRAPHSGPWTLNQHPYRDIALGAQKSRGHSEINMNQRKSYAQGDRNSTEALSTHQGLFSHLPLHSQQQVRSLLPMIPVGGIHIVPGLSHSTRLPLNTTPSEESGEGSLYSESCDPNATQGPDDTAHPKEMALSQTAISSAASPSSQQSRDNAHKESKQEEGILTCTKAIASLRIASEEPLGKVAGSIEQIQQQTSSCSIAQPESAVSGVQKFNSSEFRHSSTETDVSPTSNAPAERSLGQQGQGRSPQTAQQTTDNS; encoded by the exons ATGGAGCCACATGGAGCAGCTGCTGGACAAAAATGCAGCAAGGAACCACGTGAGAAAACCTCCTTACAAAGAAAGTGGGTTTCGGAGCCCTGTGCTGGCACAAAGGGAAGCGCTTATGCAGAAAGTTTGCAGAGCGGTATCACTGGGACGGTTATTGCAGCTTCTGGAAAGCTGCACATAAGCACCGAGACTCAGTCATCTGCAGAATTTTTCCCCAGGTCTTATTCCTATCAGTTACAACACTCATACCCACAGCAGCCCATGCAGAAGCCGTTCCTTAGTGGTACAAAGTCGCAACCTGGTTTGGAGCCCCATGCTTGGCCTTTCCCAGGCAAACTGCAGTCTCTGCCTCAAGATGATATGTTTTCCGCACACTCACGTTCTCATGGAGCATTCCCCCGTCAGAAGTCACCCAGTTTACCTAGTGCTTTTTGCCAGTATTCACAGTCAGGTTCTGAGCAAAAAGAGGAAGGACATAAAAAGGAACAGAAACCCAAAAAGCCAGGGAAGTACATATGCCAGTACTGTGGAAGGGCTTGTGCTAAGCCCAGTGTGCTTAAAAAACACATACGATCGCACACAGGGGAACGGCCTTATCCCTGTGAGCCCTGTGGCTTTTCGTTTAAAACCAAGAGCAATTTATATAAACATAGAAAGTCTCATGCTCATGCTATTAAAGCAGGACTGGTTCCATTCTCTGAGCTGGCAACTCGCACAGATATAGATCAAGCATCTTCAGTTGGTGAAACAGAGGTACAGTCAGATGGAGATCAAAGTACTGACACAGATGAAGAAACTGCAGAGGGGGCCATGTACCCAGAAAAAACTAGCTCCATACCCCAGATATCATTTGATTCTGACAAAAGCACTTTAGTCAAAGGTGGAGAACCAGCATACGCAGACTCAGCAGAAGAGATGGCCGTGGCATCGATGAAAGTGCCTATCTTAATTGTTCCTAAACAGGGGCTAATGTCAACAGCCATAGAGTGTACCCCTTCCAATATGAGAGGAGTGGTCCAGGGAGATGAGTCGCATACTGTCAAACAGAGACTTGCTTTAAGACTCACTGATAAAAAAGGCCAAGACTCGGAGCAATCCCTTAATCTGTTAAGTCCGCACAGTAAAGGTAGCACCGATTCTGGCTATTTCTCTCGTTCTGAGAGTGCTGAGCAGCAGATTAGTCCACCCAACACCAATGCAAAGACTTACGAAGAGATTATGTTTGGACGATCTTGGTATTACAGACCAATTACCAGATCTAGACATCCAGGGACAATTGGAATTCCTGCTACTGTTAGTCCTGACCAACAAAACAAATCTGCCATGATAGAAACAGACATGGGAAAGATATCAGAGGATCGCATATTCTTTAGAGAAACTTATGCAGAATCGCAAATGGTTTCAGGGTTTGACCCAAAGCAATACCCCCGAGGCTCCTTCCTGGAAGCTCCTTCTGAGACAGGTCCACTATTAAGAAGTAACTCAATGCCAACACCATCCCCTACTAATCTTAATGTTCCGTCAGCTCTGAGAGGGAGTCACTCCTTTGATGAAATGATGTCTCCAGACGATGTATTTTATCCAGGGGCAGCTGGTTTAAGAAGGCTGAGGAGACAGGCCGCTTTTGAGCATGGGGAATCCGAGAACTATGGAAAGATGGGAGGTCAGTTTTCAACAATAAAGATGGGGGAGAGGGAACAGCTGATGTCAGAGTTCAAAGGCTCAGGATCAGAACTTTCCTGTCCTGAAATGCGGACAGCATATGGCAGCTGCGGTACGAAGTTCGGAATGCCAGAGGTGACCACAAGAAAACGTCGGAAAGAAAAGAGTGTTGGTGATGAAGAGGACTGCCCTGGACAATATGATGACATGaaaaatgtctctctggaaaCTTCTGGGGACTATGATATAAAACCAGGAAATCAGGAAAGTATACACACAGGTAGAGGACCTATGTATAGTGGTTACAATTCATTGGAAAGTTTTGATAAATCTGGTCCAGAGGATGTTGTACTTGTTCAAGATACAGACCGAAAGGCTGCGGGCAATGTAATATCTGTTATTCAGCATACTAACTTGCTAAGCAGGCCAAGCTCATTTGAAAAGACTGAGTCCATTGAACATCAATCTTATCAGCCAGATAAGCCTGTCAGCCAACTCTCTGAGCAGTCTGACCCTGAGAACATTGATGATGTGCAGAGTCCTGATTCTTTTTTGAGGTCTGAGAGCATGGAACATCAACAGCAAAGTGACAGTGAATTAGCATCTATTTCACCCAGTCAGCAATATCACATGCCCCACAAACTTGTACGGCAACCCAACATTCAAGTACCTGAAATTAGAGTCACAGAGGAACCggataaaccagaaaaagaaCCAGAGGTGCCAGCTAAAGAGCCAGAGAAACATGTGGAGGAGTTCCAGTGGCCACAGAGGAGTGAGACTCTGTCCCAACTCCCAGCAGAAAAACTGCCCCCGAAGAAAAAACGTCTGCGTCTTGCAGACATTGAGCACTCATCTGGGGAATCAAGCTTTGAGTCTACCTGTACCAGTTTGTCCAGGAGCCCAAGTCAAGATAGCAACCTGTCTCATAGCTCAAGCTTCTCAATGTCATTTGATAGAGAGGAAAGCATGAAGTCAGTGTCACCAACCAAGCAAGATGATTTCTGCAAGCAATCAGAATTTTTAACTGTACCAGGGAGTGGTCATTCTTTGTCAATACCAGGTCATCACAAGGAGATGCGTCGCTCCTCATCAGAACAGTCCCCTTGTGGTTTACCTGTTGAGGTGCCAGAAACTCGTAGCAAGTCATTTGATTATGGAAGTTTGTCAACCAATTCAAGACAAGGGGAGTTATATGCCAGTGCATCATCCATGAAGGAACGTAGACGTGGATATCTGGTTAGACAGGCATCTTTAAGTGTCTATCCTGAAGTTGTACCTCAGGAGCAATGCTCTGAAATAACTATTAAACAAGAACTTTCTGACCGCCATAATTTACCTTCTTCCTGGCAAGGCACCACACCTCTACCCACTCCACCCTATCTTGTGGCTGGAAGTGATCTATTAAGACAAAAAAGAGGATCGTATCAGTTGCTACAGCAGAGCATCAGTGAAGACAGCCAGTCAGACGACTTGCAAAAGTCACCACGTTTGCCAGGCCAGCTGTCAACAGACAGTGAGGCTTCAATACATGAGCACATGAGCCAGGATGTAATGCAACACTCATCACTTCCGAGTAGCTTGGGATCATTACCGTTTTGTCAGACAGTTGTCTGGTATAGTGACCCTACACGACCCAAGCAGCACCAGGGTATCCATCAGCTACAGAAAGTACATATTCGCCCaccaactttaaataaatcccaCCATCCTCTTCATCAAATACAAGTACACAATGAATCCAATAGTGATGGGGTAAGTCAGACTTATCCTTACGTCTCAAGAGCTTCTCCACAAACTATCAGTACTTCATCAAAACTGCTCACTACAAACTCAGTTTTCTTAGAGCAAATTCATCCTGGCTTTACCACTCAAAATATAGGTTTACAGTCATCACACTCTGGAATGCAAGTTCCCGTTAGAATTCAAACAAATGTGCCATCATATGGTAATGTTATGTACACAAGTGTTTCACAAGTTGTTGCAACTCATGCTCAGAGTACTACTTCTCTCAGATTAATAGGCTCAGACAACCCATCTGCCAGCTCACTTATGGGCATATCTCCAAAACACCCAACGGGGTTCAGTTTATCAAAAATATTGGGCCATACAGAAGGATCTTTGCAATATCCACTTTGGAAAGTTCCTGAAGCATTACCTGGAAGACTGAATACTGGCATTCCATTGTCCTTGACATCAGGAACCATTTCAACCACAGATGCCTCATCTAGTATTGGAGGAAGCAAAAGAATGCTCTCACCAGCCAGTAGTCTTGAACTTTTTATTGGCACCAAGCAACAAAAACGGATTAAGGAGGAAAAGATGTATGGTCAAATAGTGAAAGAGCTAAGTGCCGTTGAACTAAGTAATTCAAGTGCACCAAATGATGGAGATGTTTCGCCACAGCCTGATGTTTTAAAGAGAGACGACTCAGTAGATGATCTGGAGAGGATGTCCTCATCTCCACCAGCTAATTACCCATCTATGTTGTCCTCTGCACCTGATGTGCCACACAAGGAAAGCTTTACCCCACCTCTACAAATTGTGATGAAAACATCTAAAAGAGCGGAGTCCCCAGAGGAGCTTGATGTAGACAACTCCACTGCAGAGGACACTCAATCAATGATCTCTTCAAGCGACACTCAAGATGAACTGAAGCAGACCAAGATCCCGGTGAACATGTTGGTGCAACTTGCTGGCAGTCAGGGTGGTGCTGTGTGTGGGAGCACGCTCCTGCTGACTGACCTAGCAGATGTTGATCAGTTCTTTCAGTTTCCCAGTCTGCGTACAACAACAAGTGTCAGCTGGTGCTATCTAAATTACACCAAGCCAAACAATGCTCAAACAACTCCCTTAAACTCTGTTTATGGTTCTTGGTGTGTGAGCTCCTATAACCCAAACCCCCTCAGCCTCAGCACCAAGGCAACTCTGGCATTACTCTGCTCCAAACAAAGGAGAAACACTGAAACGTACACAATGGCTGCTATGTATCAGCCAGGGACTGGAAAACTTGTCTCATCCTTGTTGTGGAAGCAGAAGTTTGAGCAG ATGAAGCCAGAGCTTGTGAAGCTGGATATCGGCAAGTTGGGAAAGAAAATTAAAGGTGTGATGTCAAGGGACAGAGTGAAAGAAGACCACGGAGAGAAGGAGGCTTCGTCAAAGCAGGCTGAACCCACACGCATAAAAATTTTTGAAGGAGG GTACAAATCAAATGAGGACTATGTTTACGTGCGGGGCCGAGGTCGGGGGAAATACATCTGCGAAGAGTGTGGTATCCGCTGTAAAAAGCCAAGCATGCTGAAGAAACACATtcgcacacacactgatgttagGCCATATGTCTGCAAGTTCTGCAACtttgcttttaaaacaaaag GAAACCTAACAAAGCACATGAAGTCAAAAGCCCACATGAAAAAATGCTTGGAGCTTGGGGTGTCCGTGACGTGTATAGATGACGTGGAGGGAGTTG atacTCCTGAGGAGATCCAGAAGGATCCTGGAAAGATTGGCCTATTGGAAATCATGACGGAGCACCAATTTTCGGATGCTGATGATTCAGAAGGGGCTGAGGAAGATGGCGACGAGGTggatgaggatgaagatgatgatgatgattacgaTGGTGATTCAACACCAAAGACATTGTCTCGAAGCACAAGCCCACATCCATATGCCATCCCTTCGAATTCTGTCACTGCAATTGCTGCATCAAATGACACTGGCCCTGATCTGCTAAGCTCAGCCCACAAGCAACCACTGCTTGGATATTATTCAAGTTTGCCTAGTATTCAAATCACTCAACTCATGGTGCCTGGTGAGAAAGCTAGCGAGAGCCAAATGGCAGGATACCAGAAACTGCTTCAAGGAGCTTTGGGAGAAGACCCTAAAACCAGGTTGGAGATGCCTCGGTCCATGGATGAAGCTCCTGGTTTGTCTCCAGACCATAGCTCATCTTCTTTTGAATTCTCCCCCTCACGTCTGTCCTCACCTAGCTGTGACTCCTCGCCTCTTCGAGAACCTTCACCACGGTACTTGTCCCCAAAACGCGACCTCTCCCCACGGGGTCGTCTGTCACCAGGAAGAGAGGCTTCACCCCTTAGACCTCTGTCTCCCAGGAGGGAAATCTATAGAAAAGATGTGTCTCCAAGGAGAGACATGTCCCCCAGAGGCCTCCTTTCACCTGTCTCTCATGCAGGGTGTCCAGTTTCGCCCCCTAGAGATCTCTCTTGCAGACGTGAGCTGTCCCCCAGAGGACGGTACAGGGGTGTGCTCAGACCATTGTCTCCAAGAAGGGCACCTCACAGTGGACCTTGGACACTGAATCAGCATCCTTACAGAGACATTGCTTTGGGGGCTCAGAAGAGCCGAGGCCACTCAGAAATTAATATG aaTCAGAGGAAAAGTTATGCTCAAGGAGACAGAAATAGCACAGAAGCTCTCTCTACGCACCAAGGTCTGTTTAGCCATCTTCCCCTCCACTCCCAGCAACAGGTTCGTTCACTTTTACCAATGATTCCAGTCGGTGGAATCCATATAGTGCCAGGCCTGTCCCATTCCACGCGCCTTCCTCTCAACACGACACCTTCAGAGGAATCTGGCGAGGGGTCTTTGTACTCAGAGAGTTGTGACCCTAACGCCACCCAAGGTCCAGACGATACAGCTCACCCGAAAGAGATGGCACTGTCCCAGACAGCTATAAGTTCAGCAGCCTCACCGTCTTCTCAGCAGTCCAGAGAT